A single window of Lates calcarifer isolate ASB-BC8 unplaced genomic scaffold, TLL_Latcal_v3 _unitig_4053_quiver_2011, whole genome shotgun sequence DNA harbors:
- the LOC108896014 gene encoding uncharacterized protein LOC108896014 isoform X1, with translation MTSAQFVLYLTCLFLGKMAQMTEVKFSSSVRQDTRFISVKTGDNLTLHCFREMIASRYYWYKQTLGQKLRLISSFYKFDKNGTFHDEFKKDTRLTLDTGVGKNHLKITDLHISDSATYYCASSYSYKFVFAEGTTVSVKDLGLNIQALVHQSESETIQPGGSVTLNCTVHTETCDGEHSVYWFKSSEESHPGLIYTHGDRNDQCERKHNTQTHTCVYNLPMKNLSLSHAGTYYCAVASCGHILFGYGTKLDIEVEGGSLVLVYFLSGALAFTTILSVLLTFLICFINKRDSCKCAESHARSPAPSTMNTEAQENEENIHYAALREHRVDRSRRQRNNTKADCVYSRIKL, from the exons ATGACATCTGCACAGTTTGTCCTCTATCTTACGTGTTTGTTCTTGGGGAAAATGG cCCAAATGACTGAGGTGAAATTCTCTTCATCTGTTCGTCAAGATACACGTTTTATATCAGTTAAAACTGGAGACAACTTGACTTTGCACTGTTTCCGTGAGATGATTGCTTCAAGGTATTACTGGTATAAACAGACTCTGGGCCAAAAACTAAGACTCATCTCTTCCTTCTACAAGTTTGACAAAAATGGAacttttcatgatgaattcaaGAAAGACACACGCCTCACACTGGATACTGGAGTCGGTAAAAATCATTTGAAGATAACAGATCTGCATATTTCAGACTCAGCCACTTACTACTGTGCAAGTAGTTATTCATACAAGTTTGTATTTGCAGAGGGCACTACTGTCAGTGTAAAGGATTTAGGTTTGAACATCCAGGCTTTGGTCCATCAGTCAGAATCTGAGACCATCCAGCCAGGAGGCTCTGTGACTCtcaactgtacagtacacactgagacctgtgatggagaacacagtgtttactggttcAAAAGCTCTGAAGAATCTCATCCAGGACTCATTTACACCCATGGAGACAGGaatgatcagtgtgagaggaaacacaacacacaaacacacacctgtgtctacAACTTGCCAATGAAAAACCTGAGTCTTTCTCATGCTGGGAcctactactgtgctgttgcCTCATGTGGACACATACTGTTTGGATATGGCACCAAGCTGGACATTGAGG TTGAAGGAGGCTCTCTTGTCTTGGTGTATTTCTTGAGTGGAGCTTTGGCATTTACCACCATCCTGAGTGTTTTACTGACTTTCTTAATATGTTTCATCAACAAGAGAGACAGCTGCAAATGTGCAG AGTCTCATGCAAGATCACCAGCCCCCTCTACAATGAATACAGAG gctcaggaaaatgaagaaaacatccaTTACGCAGCTTTAAGGGAACACAGGGTCGACAGGTCTAGAAGACAGAGGAACAACACCAAGGCTGACTGCGTGTACTCAAGAATAAAGCTGTAG
- the LOC108896014 gene encoding uncharacterized protein LOC108896014 isoform X2, which produces MTSAQFVLYLTCLFLGKMAQMTEVKFSSSVRQDTRFISVKTGDNLTLHCFREMIASRYYWYKQTLGQKLRLISSFYKFDKNGTFHDEFKKDTRLTLDTGVGKNHLKITDLHISDSATYYCASSYSYKFVFAEGTTVSVKDLGLNIQALVHQSESETIQPGGSVTLNCTVHTETCDGEHSVYWFKSSEESHPGLIYTHGDRNDQCERKHNTQTHTCVYNLPMKNLSLSHAGTYYCAVASCGHILFGYGTKLDIEESHARSPAPSTMNTEAQENEENIHYAALREHRVDRSRRQRNNTKADCVYSRIKL; this is translated from the exons ATGACATCTGCACAGTTTGTCCTCTATCTTACGTGTTTGTTCTTGGGGAAAATGG cCCAAATGACTGAGGTGAAATTCTCTTCATCTGTTCGTCAAGATACACGTTTTATATCAGTTAAAACTGGAGACAACTTGACTTTGCACTGTTTCCGTGAGATGATTGCTTCAAGGTATTACTGGTATAAACAGACTCTGGGCCAAAAACTAAGACTCATCTCTTCCTTCTACAAGTTTGACAAAAATGGAacttttcatgatgaattcaaGAAAGACACACGCCTCACACTGGATACTGGAGTCGGTAAAAATCATTTGAAGATAACAGATCTGCATATTTCAGACTCAGCCACTTACTACTGTGCAAGTAGTTATTCATACAAGTTTGTATTTGCAGAGGGCACTACTGTCAGTGTAAAGGATTTAGGTTTGAACATCCAGGCTTTGGTCCATCAGTCAGAATCTGAGACCATCCAGCCAGGAGGCTCTGTGACTCtcaactgtacagtacacactgagacctgtgatggagaacacagtgtttactggttcAAAAGCTCTGAAGAATCTCATCCAGGACTCATTTACACCCATGGAGACAGGaatgatcagtgtgagaggaaacacaacacacaaacacacacctgtgtctacAACTTGCCAATGAAAAACCTGAGTCTTTCTCATGCTGGGAcctactactgtgctgttgcCTCATGTGGACACATACTGTTTGGATATGGCACCAAGCTGGACATTGAGG AGTCTCATGCAAGATCACCAGCCCCCTCTACAATGAATACAGAG gctcaggaaaatgaagaaaacatccaTTACGCAGCTTTAAGGGAACACAGGGTCGACAGGTCTAGAAGACAGAGGAACAACACCAAGGCTGACTGCGTGTACTCAAGAATAAAGCTGTAG